A genome region from Akkermansiaceae bacterium includes the following:
- the gnd gene encoding decarboxylating NADP(+)-dependent phosphogluconate dehydrogenase, translated as MSNSDFGLIGLAVMGQNLVLNVESRGFKVSVYNRTTSAMEEFVARHPDKKIFGEETLEGFVNSLASPRKIMIMVKAGGPVDAVIESLIPLLDKGDIIIDGGNSLYTDTERRDKWLGDLGFRFIGAGVSGGEEGARKGPSIMPGGPVSTWDVMKPIFESISAKVDGEPCVTHIGTGGAGHYVKMIHNGIEYGDMQLICEAYNIFKAAGFTPAELATVFTDWNNGDLESYLIQITSKIFEQNDPETGAALVDKILDTAGQKGTGKWTLINAVENAVVISTINAAVEARILSSMKDKRVAASTILTGPRAEITADKAELVKKVHDALFASKIISYAQGLDLIAAMGEEKGWGLDLGKIAAIWRGGCIIRARFLNDITDAYRTDPKLSNLMLAPFFTKLLTEFQQNWREVVSIASLAGIPIPAFSASLGYYDSYRSAVLPANLLQAQRDFFGAHTYERTDKPRGEFFHTDWPEVIG; from the coding sequence ATGAGCAACAGCGACTTTGGACTAATCGGACTGGCCGTCATGGGCCAGAATCTTGTTTTGAACGTGGAATCCCGGGGCTTCAAGGTCTCCGTCTACAACCGCACCACCAGCGCGATGGAGGAATTCGTCGCCAGGCACCCCGACAAAAAAATCTTCGGCGAGGAAACGTTGGAGGGCTTCGTCAACTCCCTCGCATCCCCGCGCAAGATCATGATCATGGTCAAGGCCGGCGGTCCGGTGGATGCGGTCATCGAGTCCCTCATCCCGCTCCTCGACAAGGGCGACATCATCATCGACGGAGGAAACTCCCTCTACACCGACACCGAGCGCCGCGACAAATGGCTGGGCGATCTCGGCTTCCGCTTCATCGGCGCCGGCGTCTCCGGCGGTGAGGAAGGCGCCCGCAAAGGGCCCTCCATCATGCCCGGCGGCCCTGTCTCCACCTGGGATGTGATGAAGCCGATCTTCGAAAGCATCTCCGCCAAGGTCGATGGGGAACCCTGCGTGACCCACATCGGCACCGGCGGCGCGGGTCACTACGTGAAGATGATCCACAACGGCATCGAGTACGGAGACATGCAGCTCATCTGTGAGGCCTACAACATCTTCAAGGCCGCCGGGTTCACCCCGGCCGAGCTTGCGACCGTCTTCACCGATTGGAACAACGGCGATCTCGAAAGCTACCTGATCCAGATCACCTCGAAAATCTTCGAACAGAACGACCCGGAAACCGGAGCCGCCTTGGTCGACAAGATCCTCGACACCGCAGGCCAGAAAGGCACCGGCAAGTGGACGCTCATCAACGCCGTGGAAAACGCGGTGGTCATCTCCACGATCAACGCCGCCGTCGAAGCCCGCATCCTTTCCTCGATGAAGGACAAGCGCGTCGCCGCCAGCACCATCCTCACCGGACCCAGGGCGGAGATCACCGCCGACAAGGCGGAGCTGGTGAAGAAGGTCCACGATGCGCTCTTCGCCTCTAAGATCATCTCCTACGCACAGGGGCTCGATCTCATCGCCGCCATGGGCGAGGAAAAGGGCTGGGGGCTGGATCTCGGCAAGATCGCCGCCATCTGGCGCGGCGGCTGCATCATCCGCGCACGCTTCCTCAACGACATCACCGATGCCTACCGGACCGATCCGAAGCTCAGCAACCTGATGCTCGCCCCCTTCTTCACGAAGCTCCTCACCGAGTTCCAGCAGAACTGGCGTGAGGTGGTCTCCATCGCTTCCCTCGCAGGCATCCCCATCCCCGCCTTCAGCGCATCGCTCGGCTACTACGACAGCTACCGCAGCGCCGTGCTTCCCGCGAACCTCCTGCAGGCGCAGCGCGACTTCTTCGGCGCGCACACCTACGAGCGCACCGACAAGCCGCGCGGCGAATTCTTCCACACCGACTGGCCAGAGGTCATCGGGTGA